Proteins encoded together in one Rossellomorea sp. y25 window:
- a CDS encoding YlmC/YmxH family sporulation protein produces MVRISEFQVKDVVSISDGRKLGNIGDIEINLDTGRIEAIVIGGGGKILGFFGKDEDIVIPWSSIVKIGEDVILVRYKENHHIQGQLQEPKQSPDT; encoded by the coding sequence ATGGTGCGTATATCTGAGTTTCAGGTGAAAGATGTCGTGAGTATTTCGGACGGGAGAAAGTTAGGGAATATAGGGGACATAGAAATTAACCTGGATACAGGAAGGATTGAGGCGATCGTAATCGGGGGAGGAGGAAAAATATTAGGATTCTTCGGTAAAGATGAAGACATTGTGATCCCTTGGAGCAGCATTGTAAAAATAGGGGAGGATGTTATTCTGGTACGATATAAAGAAAATCATCATATTCAAGGTCAGCTCCAGGAACCGAAACAATCTCCCGATACATGA
- the pgeF gene encoding peptidoglycan editing factor PgeF gives MSKEPFKRETESYYFIDTWKKENPRLVAGITTRSGGVSTGPFHSFNMGLHVEDDESSVIGNRQILASSLIMPVESWVAAEQTHGNNIHTVGKVDKGKGAEYYHTSIKDTDGFITCNENILLTMCYADCVPLYFLDRESGTIGLAHAGWKGTVLEIGPKMVGAFMEQGASKSSLEVVIGPSICENCYVVDDYVIDKVKKTLEDENNLPYNLKEEGQYYLNLKKLNEQLLVQTGLNAEQIHTSSYCSSCHNEFFSYRRDGGKTGRIMSFIGWKEKEDESI, from the coding sequence GTGTCGAAGGAGCCTTTTAAAAGAGAAACAGAATCTTATTATTTTATAGATACATGGAAGAAAGAGAATCCAAGGCTAGTTGCAGGGATCACGACAAGGTCGGGAGGTGTCAGTACCGGACCATTTCACTCTTTCAATATGGGGTTGCACGTTGAAGACGATGAATCCTCGGTGATTGGTAATCGTCAAATACTTGCTTCCAGTTTAATTATGCCTGTTGAATCATGGGTAGCTGCTGAACAAACCCATGGAAATAATATTCATACAGTAGGAAAAGTAGACAAGGGAAAAGGCGCAGAGTACTATCATACCAGCATTAAAGATACCGATGGCTTTATCACATGTAATGAGAATATTCTTTTAACCATGTGCTATGCAGATTGTGTTCCGCTATATTTCCTGGACAGAGAATCGGGTACTATCGGATTGGCTCATGCCGGATGGAAGGGTACAGTTTTAGAAATCGGGCCCAAAATGGTCGGTGCTTTTATGGAACAAGGGGCCTCCAAGTCTTCTCTAGAGGTTGTTATCGGGCCATCCATATGTGAAAATTGTTATGTAGTTGATGACTATGTGATTGATAAAGTGAAAAAAACACTAGAAGATGAAAACAACTTACCCTATAATTTAAAGGAAGAGGGACAATATTACCTCAATTTAAAGAAGTTGAATGAACAGCTTTTAGTACAAACTGGTTTAAATGCTGAACAGATCCACACTTCTAGTTATTGTTCATCCTGTCACAATGAGTTTTTCTCCTACAGAAGAGATGGTGGGAAAACAGGAAGAATCATGAGCTTTATTGGCTGGAAGGAGAAAGAAGATGAAAGTATCTGA
- a CDS encoding YggS family pyridoxal phosphate-dependent enzyme gives MKVSEKFRIIQGNIENACKSSRRNPEDVHVVAVTKYVSIERAEEAVEAGLIHLGENRDEGLLSKWEVLQDKPQWHFIGSLQTRKVKNIIDKVSYIHSLDRLSLAKEIHKRADKPVSCFVQVNVSGEDSKHGLSPQEVKEFIGSLKDLTNIKVVGLMTMAPHTDDEPFLRTCFKQLKTIQEEIKALNLPYAPCKELSMGMSNDYMIAIEEGATFIRIGTALVGND, from the coding sequence ATGAAAGTATCTGAAAAATTCAGAATCATCCAAGGAAATATTGAAAATGCATGTAAGAGCAGTAGAAGAAACCCTGAAGACGTACATGTTGTTGCGGTCACTAAATACGTTTCAATTGAGAGGGCAGAAGAAGCGGTTGAAGCCGGCCTTATTCACTTAGGGGAAAATCGTGACGAAGGACTGCTCTCCAAGTGGGAAGTTCTACAGGACAAACCCCAGTGGCATTTCATTGGATCTCTGCAAACTAGAAAAGTAAAAAACATCATTGATAAAGTATCATACATACATTCTCTGGATCGTCTGTCATTAGCCAAAGAAATTCATAAAAGAGCGGACAAGCCTGTGTCTTGTTTTGTTCAAGTGAATGTTTCGGGAGAAGACTCGAAACATGGGTTATCTCCTCAAGAAGTAAAAGAATTTATTGGGAGTTTAAAAGACCTCACAAATATTAAAGTCGTAGGATTAATGACGATGGCTCCACATACGGACGATGAACCATTCTTACGGACATGTTTTAAACAGTTGAAAACAATCCAGGAAGAAATCAAAGCATTAAACCTTCCATACGCCCCTTGTAAAGAATTATCAATGGGGATGAGCAATGATTACATGATTGCAATCGAAGAAGGGGCTACGTTTATTCGTATTGGAACTGCATTAGTTGGAAATGACTGA
- a CDS encoding cell division protein SepF: protein MGIKSKFKTFFLLDEDEYDYEEEKFEEEYEEKKPMKSQPSNSKQNVVSLQSVQKSSKMILVEPRVYAEAQEIADHLKNRRSVLVNLQRIQHDQAKRIVDFLSGTVYAIGGDIQRVGDNIFLCTPDNVEVSGNISEFLKEEDLSDSRW, encoded by the coding sequence ATGGGTATCAAGTCGAAGTTTAAAACGTTCTTTTTGTTAGATGAAGATGAATATGATTATGAAGAAGAAAAGTTTGAAGAAGAATACGAGGAGAAGAAGCCCATGAAGTCGCAGCCTTCAAATTCGAAACAAAATGTTGTCAGTCTTCAAAGTGTTCAAAAGTCCTCTAAGATGATTCTTGTTGAACCAAGAGTATACGCCGAAGCTCAAGAGATTGCTGATCACTTGAAAAACCGGCGCTCTGTACTTGTTAACTTACAACGAATTCAGCATGATCAAGCGAAACGCATTGTCGATTTTTTAAGTGGAACTGTTTACGCGATTGGCGGCGACATTCAGCGTGTTGGAGATAATATTTTTCTTTGTACGCCTGATAATGTTGAAGTAAGTGGAAATATCTCAGAATTCTTAAAAGAGGAAGATCTATCAGATTCGAGGTGGTAA
- a CDS encoding YggT family protein, whose protein sequence is MVLLYEILSNLIQIYSWALIIYILMSWFPNARETAIGQFLARICEPYLEPFRRFVPSIGMIDISPIVAFIVLNLAQSGLYQLFRWLL, encoded by the coding sequence ATGGTGTTGCTTTATGAGATTTTATCGAACCTTATTCAAATTTACTCCTGGGCTTTAATCATTTATATATTAATGTCCTGGTTTCCAAATGCAAGGGAGACGGCGATTGGGCAGTTCTTAGCAAGAATATGCGAACCGTATTTAGAACCGTTTAGACGTTTTGTTCCTTCAATCGGGATGATTGATATTTCACCAATCGTGGCGTTCATTGTGTTGAACTTAGCACAATCTGGGTTATACCAATTATTTAGATGGCTTCTTTAA
- a CDS encoding RNA-binding protein, producing MSSIHQHFRPDEKEFVDAVLEWKLAVENQYSAKRTDFLDPRQQYIVESIIGNNDEILLSFYPENTERKRALLYPSYFQPEEEDFGIRLFEIQYPSKFVTIEHRQVLGSLMSLGLKREKFGDILAVDDTIQLMLADEISEYVRMELTQIGKAKISLKDIPLKDRIVSKEEWLEKVTTVSSLRLDVVLAAVYNDSRQKAQSLIKSNHVKVNWKTVENASFEVEAGDVLSARGYGRSKLLSIEGRTKREKWRISVGILK from the coding sequence TTGTCTTCAATTCATCAACATTTCAGACCGGATGAGAAAGAGTTTGTGGATGCTGTATTGGAATGGAAACTGGCAGTGGAAAACCAATATTCAGCCAAACGAACAGACTTTTTGGATCCGAGACAACAGTATATTGTCGAGTCAATCATCGGAAACAACGATGAAATTCTCCTCTCATTCTATCCTGAGAATACAGAGAGGAAGAGAGCGTTATTGTATCCTTCTTATTTTCAGCCTGAAGAAGAAGATTTTGGAATTAGGCTATTTGAAATACAGTACCCGTCCAAGTTTGTTACAATAGAACATAGACAGGTATTAGGGTCTCTTATGTCATTAGGCTTGAAACGTGAAAAATTCGGGGATATTTTAGCAGTGGACGATACCATTCAACTCATGCTTGCTGATGAGATTTCTGAATACGTTCGAATGGAACTCACACAAATAGGGAAGGCAAAGATATCCTTGAAGGATATTCCTTTGAAGGATCGAATCGTGAGTAAGGAAGAATGGCTCGAAAAAGTGACTACTGTAAGTTCCCTGCGGTTAGATGTTGTTCTTGCAGCAGTTTATAATGATTCCCGCCAAAAAGCTCAAAGCTTAATCAAGAGTAATCATGTAAAAGTTAATTGGAAAACAGTCGAAAATGCCTCTTTTGAAGTCGAAGCCGGCGATGTACTTTCAGCAAGAGGATACGGAAGAAGTAAGTTATTGTCCATTGAAGGAAGAACAAAACGGGAGAAATGGCGAATTTCTGTCGGAATACTGAAATAA
- a CDS encoding DivIVA domain-containing protein, whose protein sequence is MPLTPLDIHNKEFSRGFRGYDEDEVNEFLDQIIKDYEILIREKKETEERLNSLNERLGHFTSIEETLNKSIVIAQEAGEEVKRNAMKESKLIIKEAEKNADRIVNESLSKARKIAIEIEELKKQSKVFRTRFKMLIEAQLDLLDTNDWDQLMEFDLDATDLKTLKEEETLS, encoded by the coding sequence ATGCCTTTAACGCCATTAGACATACATAACAAAGAATTTAGTCGTGGCTTTCGTGGTTATGATGAGGATGAGGTTAATGAATTTTTAGATCAAATTATTAAAGATTATGAAATTCTTATCCGTGAGAAGAAAGAAACCGAAGAACGTTTAAACTCCTTGAATGAACGTTTAGGTCATTTTACAAGCATCGAGGAAACATTAAACAAGTCAATCGTCATTGCTCAAGAAGCAGGGGAAGAAGTTAAGCGTAATGCAATGAAAGAATCGAAGCTGATCATTAAGGAAGCCGAGAAGAATGCTGATCGCATCGTTAACGAATCATTATCCAAAGCCCGTAAGATTGCCATTGAAATTGAAGAACTAAAGAAGCAATCAAAGGTGTTCCGAACTCGTTTCAAGATGTTAATTGAAGCCCAACTTGATTTACTTGATACAAATGACTGGGATCAATTAATGGAATTCGATTTGGATGCAACAGATTTAAAAACTTTAAAAGAAGAAGAGACATTGTCTTGA
- the ileS gene encoding isoleucine--tRNA ligase: protein MEYKDTLLMPETEFPMRGNLPKREPDTQKKWEEMNIYQKVQERTSDRPLFVLHDGPPYANGNIHMGHALNKILKDFIVRYKSMSGFHAPYVPGWDTHGLPIEQALTNKGVKRKEMTIAEFRKLCEEYAYEQVDNQRIQFKQLGVRGDWDNPYITLKPEYEAQQIKVFGDMAKKGYIYKGKKPVYWSPSSESALAEAEIEYQDKRSPSIYVGFAVTEGKGVLEEGTQLVIWTTTPWTIPANLGIAVHEDLSYVVVNVKESSYVVAEDLLEEVAKNLEWEDYSVSQKVKGAELEHIVAKHPLYDRDSLVVLGEHVTTDSGTGCVHTAPGHGEDDFLVGKKYGLDVLCPVDDKGVMTSEAPGFEGLFYDKANKPITEKLQETGALLKLNFITHSYPHDWRTKKPVIFRATAQWFASIDKFRKELLEAVNETKWVPAWGETRLYNMVRDRGDWCISRQRAWGVPIPVFYAENGQEIITDETIDHVSKLFREHGSNIWFEKEAKDLLPEGFSHEGSPNGKFTKEQDIMDVWFDSGSSHQAVLEERDDLKRPADLYLEGSDQYRGWFNSSLTTSVAVTGKAPYKGVLSHGFALDGDGRKMSKSLGNVVVPEKVMKQLGADILRLWVASVDYQADVRVSDPILKQVAEVYRKIRNTYRFLLGNLSDFDPSTNAVSFDQLREVDQFMLVKLNDLVKNVRNSYDKYEFASIYHAVNNFCTLDLSSFYLDFAKDVLYIESENHEERRAIQTVLYESLIALTKLMSPILSHTADEVWAHIPGVEGESVQLTDMPEVQEVRNADELKKKWNAFLELRDDVLKALEEARNQKMIGKSLTAKVTLYVNDETKALLGSIKEDLKQLFIVSAFEIGGAVNEAPEHALSLGEINIVVEKAQGETCDRCWIVTPTVGKDKDHPTLCTRCASVVKESYSHLA, encoded by the coding sequence ATGGAGTATAAAGATACATTATTGATGCCCGAAACGGAATTTCCGATGAGAGGCAATTTACCGAAACGCGAACCGGATACGCAGAAAAAATGGGAAGAAATGAATATTTACCAAAAAGTGCAGGAGAGAACGAGTGATCGTCCATTATTTGTTCTTCACGATGGACCACCGTACGCGAATGGAAACATTCATATGGGTCATGCATTAAATAAAATCCTTAAAGACTTTATCGTTCGCTATAAATCCATGAGCGGGTTTCATGCACCGTATGTTCCAGGCTGGGACACCCATGGCTTACCGATTGAGCAGGCGTTAACGAACAAAGGCGTGAAACGTAAAGAAATGACTATCGCTGAGTTCCGTAAATTGTGTGAGGAATATGCATATGAGCAGGTTGACAATCAACGCATTCAGTTCAAACAATTAGGGGTGCGCGGGGATTGGGATAATCCATATATTACATTAAAGCCTGAATATGAAGCTCAACAGATTAAAGTGTTTGGTGATATGGCGAAGAAAGGCTATATCTACAAAGGTAAAAAACCAGTGTATTGGTCTCCATCAAGTGAATCCGCTCTTGCAGAAGCAGAGATTGAATATCAGGATAAGCGTTCTCCTTCCATCTATGTCGGTTTTGCCGTTACAGAAGGAAAGGGAGTTCTTGAAGAAGGGACTCAATTAGTCATCTGGACGACAACACCTTGGACGATTCCTGCTAACCTGGGAATTGCCGTGCACGAAGATCTAAGTTATGTCGTAGTAAATGTGAAAGAAAGCAGCTATGTAGTAGCTGAAGATTTATTAGAAGAAGTAGCGAAGAATCTGGAATGGGAAGATTACTCTGTATCCCAAAAGGTTAAAGGTGCAGAGCTTGAGCATATCGTGGCAAAACATCCATTATATGATCGGGATTCACTTGTTGTCCTAGGGGAGCATGTCACTACTGATTCTGGTACTGGATGTGTTCATACCGCTCCAGGACACGGGGAAGATGACTTCCTGGTAGGAAAGAAATATGGTTTGGATGTGTTATGCCCGGTTGACGATAAAGGCGTTATGACATCTGAAGCACCTGGATTCGAAGGTTTATTCTACGATAAAGCCAATAAACCGATTACAGAAAAGCTACAGGAAACAGGAGCATTATTAAAGCTTAACTTTATCACTCACTCCTATCCACATGATTGGCGTACGAAAAAGCCTGTTATCTTTAGAGCGACGGCACAATGGTTTGCGTCAATCGATAAATTCCGTAAAGAACTGCTGGAAGCTGTCAATGAAACGAAATGGGTACCTGCTTGGGGGGAGACACGCCTTTACAATATGGTTAGAGACCGTGGAGACTGGTGTATTTCAAGACAACGTGCATGGGGAGTGCCTATCCCGGTATTTTATGCTGAAAATGGCCAGGAAATCATTACAGATGAAACAATCGACCATGTATCGAAGCTCTTCCGTGAACATGGATCAAACATCTGGTTTGAAAAAGAAGCGAAGGATCTTCTACCTGAAGGATTCAGCCATGAAGGAAGTCCGAATGGGAAGTTCACAAAAGAACAGGATATCATGGACGTCTGGTTTGATTCAGGTTCCTCACATCAAGCGGTGCTTGAAGAAAGAGATGACCTCAAGCGTCCTGCAGACCTTTATTTAGAGGGATCTGACCAATATCGCGGATGGTTTAACTCTTCTTTGACTACAAGTGTAGCAGTGACGGGTAAAGCTCCATATAAAGGCGTGTTAAGTCATGGATTTGCTCTTGATGGTGACGGAAGAAAAATGAGTAAATCATTAGGGAACGTAGTCGTTCCTGAAAAAGTGATGAAGCAGCTTGGAGCCGATATCCTTCGTCTGTGGGTTGCATCGGTTGATTATCAAGCAGATGTACGTGTATCGGATCCAATCTTGAAGCAAGTGGCTGAAGTGTATCGTAAAATCCGTAATACGTACCGTTTCTTATTGGGAAATCTTTCCGACTTTGATCCAAGTACCAATGCGGTATCCTTCGATCAATTAAGAGAAGTGGATCAATTCATGCTTGTAAAGCTTAATGATCTTGTGAAAAATGTGAGAAATTCATACGACAAATATGAATTTGCAAGCATCTATCACGCTGTAAATAATTTTTGTACGCTTGATTTAAGTTCATTCTATTTAGATTTTGCGAAGGATGTTCTATATATCGAGTCAGAAAATCATGAAGAGCGTCGAGCCATTCAAACTGTGTTATATGAATCCCTGATTGCGCTTACGAAACTGATGTCTCCAATCCTGTCTCATACAGCTGATGAAGTGTGGGCTCATATCCCTGGAGTAGAGGGAGAGAGTGTTCAACTAACAGATATGCCTGAAGTGCAAGAGGTAAGAAATGCTGATGAGTTGAAGAAGAAATGGAATGCTTTCCTTGAGTTAAGAGATGATGTTTTAAAGGCTCTTGAAGAAGCGCGTAATCAGAAGATGATTGGTAAATCATTAACGGCTAAAGTGACCCTTTACGTAAATGATGAAACGAAAGCTTTACTAGGTTCAATTAAGGAAGACTTAAAACAATTATTCATCGTCTCCGCATTTGAAATCGGTGGAGCAGTGAACGAAGCACCAGAACATGCATTAAGTCTTGGTGAAATCAATATTGTCGTGGAAAAAGCGCAAGGTGAAACATGTGACCGCTGCTGGATTGTCACACCGACAGTCGGCAAGGATAAAGATCATCCTACTCTTTGCACAAGATGTGCATCAGTAGTGAAAGAAAGCTATTCACACCTGGCATAA
- the lspA gene encoding signal peptidase II, with translation MYYYLLALVVIGLDQLTKWLVVKRMTEGESIKIIDNVLYLTSHRNQGAAWGILQGQMWFFYIITVVVIVGIVYYMQVHAKGHSLFSLSLAFMLGGAIGNFIDRIFRKEVVDFLNTYIFSYDFPIFNIADAALTIGVALLLIYMYLDERKAKKENKNGSNSAQHTAGRPGRTN, from the coding sequence GTGTATTATTATTTATTGGCTTTGGTTGTGATTGGACTCGATCAATTAACAAAATGGTTGGTTGTGAAACGAATGACAGAAGGAGAAAGTATAAAGATCATTGACAACGTCTTATATCTTACTTCTCATCGAAATCAAGGTGCAGCATGGGGAATACTTCAAGGGCAAATGTGGTTTTTTTACATTATTACAGTAGTAGTGATTGTAGGTATCGTGTATTATATGCAAGTCCATGCGAAAGGGCATTCTTTATTCAGTTTAAGTTTAGCCTTTATGCTTGGTGGAGCTATTGGAAACTTTATTGACCGTATCTTTCGAAAAGAAGTGGTTGATTTCTTAAATACATACATCTTTTCCTATGATTTTCCGATATTTAATATTGCAGATGCAGCATTAACCATTGGAGTGGCATTGTTACTAATTTACATGTATTTAGACGAACGAAAAGCAAAGAAGGAGAACAAAAATGGAAGTAATTCAGCACAACATACAGCAGGAAGACCAGGGAGAACGAATTGA
- a CDS encoding RluA family pseudouridine synthase, producing MEVIQHNIQQEDQGERIDKVVSQLNKEWSRSQVQQWIKEGHIQVNGDAVKPNFKCPLDAVITVSIPQPEELDVEPEDLNLDIAYEDGDVIVVNKPKGMVVHPAPGHYSGTMVNGLMYHCKDLSGINGVLRPGIVHRIDKDTSGLLMVAKNDMAHEHLVNQLVEKSVTRKYTAIVHGLIPHEYGTIDAPIGRDPKDRQSMAVVDNGKQAVTHFRVLDRYKDFTLVECELETGRTHQIRVHMKYIGFPLAGDPKYGPRKTLSIEGQALHAGVLGFVHPRTEEYMEFHSELPLEFTKLVKHLENNR from the coding sequence ATGGAAGTAATTCAGCACAACATACAGCAGGAAGACCAGGGAGAACGAATTGATAAAGTCGTAAGTCAGTTGAATAAGGAATGGTCCCGTTCACAGGTTCAACAATGGATAAAGGAAGGGCATATTCAAGTGAATGGTGATGCAGTTAAACCCAACTTTAAATGTCCTCTAGATGCAGTCATCACGGTTTCAATCCCTCAACCGGAAGAGCTGGATGTAGAGCCGGAAGATCTTAACCTTGACATTGCATATGAAGATGGGGATGTCATCGTTGTAAATAAGCCGAAGGGAATGGTCGTTCACCCTGCACCTGGGCATTATTCAGGTACAATGGTGAACGGATTGATGTATCATTGTAAGGATCTATCAGGCATTAATGGAGTTCTAAGACCGGGGATCGTCCACCGTATAGATAAAGACACTTCCGGCTTACTGATGGTGGCGAAAAATGACATGGCCCACGAGCATTTGGTAAATCAGCTTGTAGAAAAGTCCGTTACAAGAAAATATACAGCCATCGTACATGGTCTTATTCCCCACGAATACGGCACCATTGATGCTCCAATCGGAAGAGACCCTAAAGATCGTCAGAGTATGGCTGTAGTGGATAACGGCAAACAAGCAGTTACTCATTTCAGAGTGCTTGATCGTTATAAAGATTTTACATTAGTTGAATGTGAATTGGAAACTGGGAGAACGCATCAAATCCGTGTGCATATGAAGTATATCGGCTTCCCCCTTGCCGGGGATCCTAAGTATGGACCAAGGAAAACACTGAGCATAGAGGGACAAGCTCTTCACGCAGGGGTTTTAGGGTTTGTTCATCCCAGAACAGAAGAATATATGGAATTTCACTCGGAGTTACCTTTAGAGTTCACTAAACTTGTGAAGCATCTTGAAAATAATCGTTGA
- the pyrR gene encoding bifunctional pyr operon transcriptional regulator/uracil phosphoribosyltransferase PyrR — translation MTKKATVLDQPAIRRALTRIAHEIIERNKGIEDCVLVGIKTRGIYIANRLAERIHDIEGEKIPVGEIDITLYRDDLTKKTEDHEPEVKGSDLPVDITNKKVILVDDVLFTGRTVRAGLDALMDLGRPSQIQLAVLVDRGHRELPIRADFVGKNIPTSSSEKIMVALTEVDQEDIVAIHEKE, via the coding sequence GTGACAAAGAAAGCAACGGTATTGGATCAACCCGCCATTCGAAGAGCTCTGACAAGGATAGCTCATGAAATCATTGAACGCAACAAAGGAATTGAGGACTGTGTTCTTGTTGGAATCAAAACAAGAGGCATCTACATCGCTAACCGATTAGCGGAGCGAATCCATGATATTGAAGGCGAAAAGATTCCCGTAGGGGAAATAGACATAACCCTATACCGAGATGACTTAACTAAGAAAACAGAAGATCATGAACCCGAGGTGAAAGGTTCTGACCTGCCTGTTGATATTACCAACAAGAAAGTCATCCTGGTAGACGATGTATTATTTACAGGAAGAACGGTCAGGGCAGGCTTGGACGCATTGATGGATCTTGGACGACCAAGTCAAATCCAACTTGCAGTACTGGTCGATCGTGGACATAGAGAATTACCGATACGAGCAGACTTTGTTGGAAAAAACATTCCTACATCCAGCTCCGAAAAAATTATGGTTGCCTTAACAGAGGTCGATCAGGAAGATATCGTCGCAATACACGAAAAAGAATAA
- a CDS encoding solute carrier family 23 protein, with protein sequence MSQNQQVVLDVEEVPKLGKWITLSIQHLFAMFGATVLVPFLVGLSPGVALISSGLGTLAYLFITRGRIPAYLGSSFAFIAPILAAKSFGGPEAAMMGSFLAGIVYGIVASLISKLGLKWLVRILPPIVVGPVIMVIGLGLAGTAVNMAMYENPGAEELVYSNTHFMVALATLAITVICSIYFKGFLGMVPILAGIIGGYVIAVFAGLVNFQQVIDAPLFQMPDFFMPFVDYTPSFSWEIVSIMVPVALVTLAEHTGDQMVLSKVVGRNFIEKPGLHRSILGDGVATVIASFLGGPPNTTYGENIGVLAITRVFSVFVIGGAAVLAIMFGFVGKITALIGSIPSAVMGGVSILLFGIIASSGLRMLIDNKVDLGNKRNLVISSVILVIGVGGAFVKVNEQVSLSGMALAAIVGVLLNLVLPGREESEGENNLFEEENAKHDVA encoded by the coding sequence ATGAGTCAAAACCAACAAGTTGTATTAGATGTAGAAGAAGTACCGAAGTTAGGAAAATGGATCACTTTAAGTATACAGCATTTATTCGCCATGTTTGGAGCAACGGTATTAGTTCCATTCCTGGTAGGGTTAAGCCCGGGAGTCGCCCTTATCTCAAGTGGTTTAGGAACACTTGCTTACCTCTTCATTACAAGGGGCAGAATTCCTGCTTACTTAGGATCATCCTTTGCTTTCATTGCACCTATCTTAGCTGCAAAGAGCTTTGGAGGACCGGAGGCTGCCATGATGGGAAGCTTTCTCGCCGGGATTGTTTACGGAATTGTTGCATCACTGATATCTAAACTGGGGTTGAAATGGCTGGTGAGAATTCTTCCACCGATTGTTGTAGGACCAGTGATTATGGTTATCGGATTAGGCCTGGCAGGAACGGCCGTAAATATGGCCATGTATGAAAATCCTGGAGCAGAAGAATTGGTTTACAGTAACACACACTTTATGGTGGCACTTGCGACTCTGGCCATTACCGTGATTTGCTCGATTTACTTCAAAGGGTTTCTTGGAATGGTACCGATTTTAGCTGGAATCATTGGTGGATATGTCATCGCGGTTTTTGCAGGGTTAGTAAATTTCCAACAAGTAATCGATGCACCGCTTTTTCAAATGCCGGACTTCTTCATGCCATTTGTTGACTACACGCCAAGCTTCTCTTGGGAAATCGTGTCCATAATGGTACCTGTTGCCCTCGTAACTTTGGCAGAGCATACAGGAGACCAGATGGTTCTAAGTAAAGTAGTAGGAAGAAACTTCATTGAGAAACCAGGTCTTCACCGTTCCATTCTTGGGGATGGGGTAGCAACTGTGATTGCATCCTTCCTCGGTGGACCACCTAATACAACGTATGGTGAAAATATTGGAGTATTAGCCATAACACGAGTGTTCAGCGTATTCGTAATCGGAGGAGCCGCAGTCCTTGCCATCATGTTCGGATTTGTCGGTAAGATAACAGCCTTGATTGGATCGATACCATCAGCCGTCATGGGCGGAGTATCCATCCTTCTGTTCGGAATCATCGCCTCTAGCGGACTGCGCATGCTGATTGATAACAAAGTAGACTTAGGAAACAAGAGAAACCTGGTGATTTCCTCAGTGATCCTGGTAATCGGGGTAGGAGGGGCATTCGTGAAGGTCAATGAGCAGGTATCCTTATCAGGAATGGCTCTAGCAGCGATTGTCGGAGTTCTCCTTAATCTTGTCTTACCAGGCAGAGAAGAAAGCGAAGGAGAAAACAACTTATTCGAAGAAGAAAATGCTAAGCATGATGTTGCATAG